One Nonomuraea angiospora DNA segment encodes these proteins:
- a CDS encoding SDR family oxidoreductase: MDKIWFVTGASRGLGRSFVEAALQRGDRVAATARDVQTLDDLVERFGGLVLPLPLDVTDKSAVAKAVEAAHDHFGRIDVVVNNAGYGLFGAVEELDEQRLRDQMETNFFGAVWVTQAVLPYLRAQGSGHIIQISTIGGIGAFPALGGYHASKWALEGLTESLAQEVAGFGIKVTLVEPGGFSTDWAGSSAVHAEPDPAYDGVRAAMAARRGAGSPGNPATAGSALLTIVDADEPPLRVLFGEQPTQLVKALYGQRLRTWADWEHVSLAAQG, from the coding sequence ATGGACAAGATCTGGTTCGTCACCGGTGCGTCCCGCGGCCTGGGCCGGTCGTTCGTCGAGGCCGCACTCCAGCGAGGCGACCGCGTGGCGGCGACGGCCCGCGACGTCCAGACGCTCGACGACCTCGTGGAACGGTTCGGCGGCCTCGTCCTTCCTCTGCCGCTCGACGTGACCGACAAGAGCGCCGTCGCCAAGGCCGTCGAGGCGGCACACGACCACTTCGGCCGGATCGACGTCGTCGTGAACAACGCCGGCTACGGCCTGTTCGGCGCGGTCGAGGAGCTGGACGAGCAGCGTCTGCGCGACCAGATGGAGACCAACTTCTTCGGCGCCGTCTGGGTCACCCAGGCGGTCCTGCCCTACCTGCGCGCGCAAGGCTCAGGGCACATCATCCAGATCTCCACGATCGGTGGCATCGGCGCCTTCCCCGCCCTCGGCGGCTACCACGCCTCCAAGTGGGCCCTCGAAGGCCTCACCGAATCGCTGGCCCAGGAGGTCGCCGGCTTCGGCATCAAGGTCACCCTCGTCGAACCCGGCGGCTTCAGCACCGACTGGGCCGGCTCCTCCGCCGTCCACGCCGAACCTGACCCCGCCTACGACGGCGTCAGGGCCGCCATGGCTGCCCGAAGAGGCGCCGGCAGCCCCGGCAATCCCGCGACCGCCGGCTCCGCCCTCCTCACGATCGTCGACGCCGACGAACCGCCGCTGCGGGTGCTCTTCGGCGAGCAGCCCACCCAGCTGGTGAAGGCCCTGTACGGGCAGCGCCTGCGGACCTGGGCCGACTGGGAGCACGTCTCCCTCGCCGCGCAGGGCTGA
- a CDS encoding TetR/AcrR family transcriptional regulator has product MSTQRKPRGPYRKGIQRRAQILDAALEVFAEQGDRGSSLQEIADRVGLSIPGLLHYFGSREELLLAVLERRDTLETDHLTTDGEGKITSAGEAVVRTIRHNMDQPGLVKLFVALSAAATEPDHHAHAFFADRYRRLTETTKAGMESGQANGTTRTGVNPEHLARLLLAVSDGLQVQWLMDPTVDMAAIVETFNRLCESE; this is encoded by the coding sequence GTGAGCACCCAGCGCAAACCCCGTGGCCCCTACCGCAAGGGCATCCAGCGGCGCGCACAGATCCTCGACGCGGCTCTGGAGGTCTTCGCCGAACAGGGCGATCGCGGCTCCTCACTCCAGGAGATCGCCGACCGGGTCGGGCTCTCCATTCCGGGCCTCCTGCACTACTTCGGTTCCCGCGAGGAACTGCTCCTGGCCGTCCTGGAGCGGCGCGACACGCTCGAAACCGACCACCTCACCACCGATGGCGAAGGCAAGATCACCAGCGCGGGCGAGGCGGTCGTCCGTACCATCCGCCACAACATGGACCAGCCCGGCCTGGTGAAGCTGTTCGTGGCGCTGTCCGCCGCCGCCACCGAGCCGGACCACCACGCGCACGCCTTCTTCGCCGACCGCTACCGGCGCCTCACCGAGACCACGAAGGCGGGCATGGAGTCCGGCCAGGCGAACGGCACAACCCGCACTGGCGTGAACCCCGAGCACCTGGCCCGCCTTCTCCTGGCAGTCTCCGACGGTCTCCAGGTCCAATGGCTCATGGACCCCACCGTCGACATGGCGGCCATCGTCGAGACATTCAACCGCCTCTGTGAATCCGAGTAA
- a CDS encoding MFS transporter, with protein MTDIVPLRENARFQLLWVGSAVSQLGSELTRLAMPLLVLALTGSPGAAGIVAGARTVAFLAVQMPAGVWVDRWDRRRTLITAQGLQAAVSALLTVLIITGHVQVWQFVALAVLDGLCAAFVGPVRETAIRGIVPSGQLHSAYAQEEARTHAAGLIGPPLGGLLYGVGRAVPFVVDTITFLAATVFYACAKVPRRPADEPQASVRDDGEEPRPIRRSMRREAAEAIAWLWRRPGLREVTAAVMVLNLLGGAFLIPLIVLVGERGGDARITGTVLAGLGIGGLAGALLSGRISRLLPPGRLLLAVVTVFGVALAATALPWGAWWPMVPLVFITLSTPSLNVVMNVVVARMVPEAMLGRMGAVLSMGGMALKPLGPVLGGAAAAALGGAAALIVLGGLLCLTAAAAALSPQLRHFTGEASAAGDDTSTDGNAPHAPA; from the coding sequence GTGACCGACATCGTCCCGCTGCGCGAGAACGCGCGTTTTCAACTGCTGTGGGTCGGCAGTGCGGTCTCCCAGCTGGGGTCGGAGCTCACCAGGCTCGCCATGCCACTGCTGGTGCTGGCGCTCACCGGCTCGCCCGGAGCAGCGGGCATCGTCGCCGGAGCCCGCACCGTCGCCTTCCTCGCGGTCCAGATGCCGGCCGGCGTCTGGGTGGACCGGTGGGACCGCCGCCGCACGCTCATCACTGCTCAGGGTCTCCAGGCTGCTGTCTCCGCGCTGCTGACGGTGCTGATCATCACCGGTCATGTACAGGTCTGGCAGTTCGTCGCACTGGCAGTGCTGGACGGGCTGTGCGCCGCGTTCGTCGGTCCCGTCCGGGAAACGGCGATCCGCGGCATCGTCCCCTCGGGCCAGCTGCACAGTGCCTATGCGCAGGAGGAGGCCCGTACCCACGCGGCCGGGCTGATCGGCCCTCCGCTCGGTGGCCTGCTGTACGGCGTGGGGCGGGCAGTGCCCTTCGTCGTCGACACCATCACTTTCCTTGCCGCCACGGTTTTCTACGCTTGCGCGAAGGTGCCGCGCCGCCCGGCGGACGAGCCGCAAGCCTCTGTACGAGATGATGGCGAGGAGCCGCGGCCGATCCGGCGCAGCATGCGCCGGGAAGCGGCTGAGGCCATCGCATGGCTGTGGCGCCGGCCTGGCCTGCGAGAGGTCACCGCGGCGGTGATGGTGCTCAACCTGCTGGGCGGTGCGTTCCTCATCCCGCTGATCGTGCTCGTCGGCGAACGCGGCGGTGATGCCCGGATCACCGGCACGGTCCTGGCCGGTCTCGGTATCGGCGGGCTGGCCGGCGCGCTGCTGTCGGGCCGTATCAGCAGGCTCCTGCCTCCCGGCAGGCTCCTGCTGGCCGTCGTGACGGTCTTCGGTGTCGCGCTGGCGGCCACGGCACTGCCCTGGGGGGCGTGGTGGCCGATGGTTCCGTTGGTGTTCATCACCTTGTCGACGCCCTCACTGAACGTGGTGATGAACGTGGTGGTCGCACGAATGGTGCCTGAAGCGATGCTCGGCCGGATGGGCGCGGTCTTGAGCATGGGCGGGATGGCGCTCAAGCCCCTCGGGCCGGTCCTCGGCGGTGCGGCGGCTGCGGCGCTGGGCGGCGCGGCGGCACTCATCGTGCTGGGCGGGCTGCTCTGCCTGACCGCCGCTGCAGCCGCGCTCAGCCCGCAGTTGCGCCACTTCACCGGAGAAGCCTCCGCAGCCGGAGACGACACTTCAACCGATGGCAACGCGCCGCACGCTCCCGCCTAG
- a CDS encoding TetR/AcrR family transcriptional regulator, with translation MTADSPDSPRAPHGLRERKKWRARRAIREAALQLFAEHGYESVTVEQIAAAAEVSRATFFNYFAGKEATITEPDPDEIAAWAEIRARRPADEPLWPALTAVIIESFRSSERSLAAQKRIKAASPDLAGTFIRSSQWIARDLREWVDQRTPAEQRPWARLQLNVAMAALVTAYEEWQADQPFEQFVETAHAYLQRLADGVHPSGR, from the coding sequence GTGACCGCCGACTCTCCCGACTCGCCCCGGGCGCCGCATGGGCTGCGAGAGCGCAAGAAGTGGCGAGCGCGCCGCGCCATCCGGGAGGCGGCGTTGCAGCTGTTCGCCGAGCACGGCTACGAGTCGGTGACCGTCGAGCAGATCGCCGCGGCCGCGGAGGTGTCGCGGGCCACGTTCTTCAACTACTTCGCCGGCAAGGAAGCCACGATCACCGAGCCGGACCCCGACGAGATCGCCGCCTGGGCGGAGATCCGTGCGCGCCGTCCCGCCGATGAGCCCCTGTGGCCCGCCCTCACCGCCGTGATCATTGAGAGTTTCCGGTCCAGCGAGCGATCACTGGCGGCCCAGAAGCGCATCAAGGCCGCCTCGCCGGACCTGGCCGGCACCTTCATCCGCTCGAGCCAGTGGATCGCGCGAGACCTGCGCGAGTGGGTCGACCAGCGGACCCCGGCGGAGCAACGTCCGTGGGCCCGCCTGCAGCTCAACGTCGCCATGGCGGCGCTGGTGACCGCCTACGAGGAGTGGCAGGCCGACCAGCCCTTCGAGCAGTTCGTCGAGACCGCGCACGCCTACCTTCAGCGACTCGCGGACGGCGTTCACCCGTCCGGCCGATAA
- a CDS encoding LacI family DNA-binding transcriptional regulator, whose product MTSVDVAREAGLSRATVSYVLNDTPGQSIPEPTRQRVLAVARKLGYTPSAPARALRSGRSDLVLMLLPDWPQGSTMIDMVEAATDALADLGLTLLTHHSATSHFAPMARMCAAISPAAVAGVVPFTEEEDAELRRAGVEIIFPGADAGTPEALSWMGSPGRIQAHYLIEQGHTRLGYALPEHPRLYGIARARLAQVAAACAEHGLQPPTARRLPLEPSAATATVTAWRTEPGSPTAICAYNDDVAIALLAGARSLGLAVPDDVAVIGVDDGPMAKLAYPALTTVGIDAPAHGRTLAAHLAAQIKGLPVPGVEETAERLIVRESA is encoded by the coding sequence GTGACCAGCGTCGACGTGGCCCGCGAAGCGGGGCTCTCGCGAGCCACGGTCAGCTATGTCCTCAACGACACCCCCGGCCAGTCCATCCCGGAACCGACCCGCCAGCGCGTGCTGGCCGTCGCCCGGAAACTCGGCTACACGCCCAGCGCCCCCGCCCGCGCGTTGCGCAGCGGTCGCAGCGACTTGGTTCTGATGCTCCTGCCGGACTGGCCGCAGGGCTCCACCATGATCGACATGGTGGAGGCGGCGACCGATGCCCTGGCCGACCTCGGTCTGACGCTCCTGACCCATCACAGCGCGACATCGCATTTCGCGCCGATGGCCCGCATGTGCGCGGCCATCTCGCCGGCCGCCGTGGCCGGGGTGGTCCCCTTCACCGAGGAGGAGGACGCCGAACTGCGCCGGGCCGGCGTGGAGATCATCTTCCCCGGCGCGGACGCCGGCACGCCGGAGGCGCTGTCCTGGATGGGCTCCCCGGGCCGGATACAAGCCCACTATCTGATCGAACAGGGACACACTCGGCTGGGGTACGCGCTGCCCGAGCATCCCCGGCTGTACGGCATCGCCCGAGCCCGCCTGGCACAGGTGGCGGCCGCCTGCGCCGAGCACGGCCTCCAGCCGCCGACAGCCCGCCGGCTCCCGCTGGAGCCCTCCGCGGCCACCGCCACCGTCACGGCCTGGCGGACCGAACCCGGCTCCCCTACCGCGATCTGCGCGTACAACGACGACGTCGCCATCGCGCTGCTGGCCGGGGCGCGTTCTCTGGGCCTTGCCGTACCCGACGACGTGGCCGTCATCGGCGTGGATGACGGCCCGATGGCCAAACTGGCCTACCCGGCGCTGACCACCGTCGGTATCGACGCTCCGGCGCACGGCCGCACCCTGGCGGCCCATCTGGCCGCACAGATCAAGGGCCTTCCCGTGCCCGGCGTGGAAGAGACGGCCGAGCGCCTGATCGTCCGAGAATCCGCCTGA
- a CDS encoding family 78 glycoside hydrolase catalytic domain has protein sequence MSVPTSLRVEHLDVPLGIHVSRPRLSWTLPAGSEVQLAYRIRAGGWDSGRVESDQSVLVPYGGPATRSGERVEWQVKVWTDAGESDWSAPSWWEAGLLEPADWTARWIEPSEPQPGEPGQRPAHLLRRTFAVPAAVKRARLYATAHGIYEAFLNGRRVGDLELTPGFTAYRQNLHVQTYDVTALLTEGAAVLAAVLSDGWFRGRTGAMRMADGFGPRTALLAQLRIEHADGSLTVVGTDGEWLSTTAEITAADLMDGERHDLRLALPGWSAPGFDATGWSKAEEATGDLYADFARLTASPAPPVRVVEEIRPIEVTPLPSGAHLVDLGQNINGRLRLRLPVQNGELTLTHGEALDGDGDLTTEHLRGIDFFTGDKLPAGQVDTVIPSGREGETFEPRHTTHGFRYVRVEGAAGPLTTADATGVVVHTDLRRTGAFSCSDERLDRLHDIAVWSFRGNACDIPTDCPQRERAGWTGDWMLYVPTAALLYDVAGFSVKWLRDLAADQWDDGCLNNFAPDPGGTAAQHLPAELLDRFAGSSGWGDACVIVPWDLYRAYGDLDLLHEFRPMMVRWVEFAAERARTRRHPGRVERRPEPAPHERYLWDGGFHWGEWTEPGVDPEAFRTADQGAVATAYLYRSACLLARISELTGHHEDSARYTDLAAHVLDAWRTEFLAADGSLTPATQATYVRALAFGLVPDHLRAATSERLAALIREAGTHVGTGFLATPYLLPVLADHGHLDLAYQLLLRDGEPSWMTMLERGATTIWEHWNGIDADGRPDASLNHYSKGAVISFLHTHTAGLRSVEDPGPDSAGYRRFTVRPLPGGGLTRAETTLDTPYGTARSAWRVDADGGFELTVTVPAGTEAEVVLPDGRAFHARPGTHVYR, from the coding sequence ATGTCCGTCCCCACCAGCCTGCGCGTCGAGCATCTCGACGTCCCCCTGGGCATCCACGTGTCACGTCCACGCCTGTCGTGGACGCTGCCGGCGGGCAGCGAGGTCCAGCTCGCGTACAGGATCCGCGCCGGCGGATGGGACTCGGGACGCGTGGAGTCCGACCAGTCGGTGCTGGTGCCTTACGGCGGCCCCGCCACCCGGTCCGGAGAGCGCGTGGAGTGGCAGGTCAAGGTCTGGACCGACGCGGGGGAGAGCGACTGGTCGGCGCCGTCATGGTGGGAGGCGGGCTTGCTGGAGCCCGCCGACTGGACCGCACGGTGGATCGAACCGTCCGAGCCGCAGCCGGGAGAGCCGGGACAACGCCCGGCGCACCTGCTGCGCCGGACGTTCGCGGTGCCCGCCGCGGTGAAACGGGCACGGCTGTACGCGACGGCGCACGGCATCTACGAGGCCTTCCTGAACGGACGCCGGGTCGGCGATCTGGAGCTGACCCCCGGCTTCACCGCGTACCGCCAGAACCTGCACGTCCAGACCTACGACGTCACCGCCCTGCTCACCGAGGGAGCAGCGGTGCTCGCGGCGGTGCTGTCGGACGGCTGGTTCCGCGGCCGGACCGGCGCGATGCGGATGGCCGACGGCTTCGGCCCGCGCACCGCGCTGCTGGCTCAGCTCCGGATCGAGCACGCCGACGGCTCGCTGACCGTCGTGGGCACCGACGGCGAGTGGCTCTCGACGACGGCGGAGATCACCGCGGCGGACCTGATGGACGGCGAGCGCCACGACCTGCGGCTGGCGCTGCCCGGATGGTCGGCTCCCGGCTTCGACGCGACCGGCTGGAGCAAGGCCGAGGAGGCCACCGGAGACCTGTACGCGGACTTCGCCCGGCTGACCGCCTCTCCCGCCCCGCCGGTGCGCGTCGTCGAGGAGATCAGACCGATCGAGGTCACGCCCCTGCCTTCCGGCGCTCACCTCGTCGACCTCGGTCAGAACATCAACGGCCGGCTCCGCCTGAGGCTGCCCGTCCAGAACGGCGAGCTGACGCTCACCCACGGCGAGGCCCTCGACGGCGACGGCGACCTCACCACCGAGCACCTGCGGGGCATCGACTTCTTCACCGGCGACAAGCTGCCCGCGGGCCAGGTCGACACCGTCATCCCGTCCGGCCGCGAGGGCGAGACGTTCGAGCCCCGGCACACCACCCACGGCTTCCGGTACGTCCGCGTCGAGGGCGCCGCCGGCCCCCTGACAACGGCCGATGCGACCGGCGTGGTGGTCCACACCGACCTGCGCCGCACCGGTGCCTTCTCGTGCTCCGACGAGCGGCTCGACCGGCTGCACGACATCGCCGTGTGGTCCTTCCGAGGGAACGCCTGCGACATCCCCACCGACTGCCCGCAGCGCGAGCGGGCCGGATGGACCGGCGACTGGATGCTCTACGTGCCCACGGCCGCCCTGCTGTACGACGTGGCCGGGTTCTCCGTGAAGTGGCTGCGCGACCTGGCCGCCGACCAATGGGACGACGGCTGCCTGAACAACTTCGCCCCCGACCCCGGCGGCACGGCGGCGCAGCACCTGCCCGCGGAGCTGCTCGACCGCTTCGCCGGCTCCTCCGGCTGGGGCGACGCCTGTGTCATCGTCCCCTGGGACCTCTACCGCGCCTACGGCGACCTCGACCTCCTGCACGAGTTCCGGCCGATGATGGTCCGCTGGGTCGAGTTCGCCGCCGAGCGCGCCCGCACCCGCCGCCACCCCGGCCGTGTCGAACGCCGCCCCGAGCCCGCCCCCCACGAGCGATACCTGTGGGACGGCGGCTTCCACTGGGGCGAGTGGACCGAGCCCGGCGTCGACCCTGAGGCCTTCCGCACCGCCGACCAGGGCGCGGTCGCCACCGCCTACCTGTACCGCTCCGCCTGCCTGCTCGCACGGATCAGCGAACTGACCGGTCACCACGAGGACTCCGCGCGCTACACGGACCTGGCCGCGCACGTGCTGGACGCCTGGCGTACCGAGTTCCTCGCCGCCGACGGCTCGCTCACCCCCGCCACCCAGGCCACCTACGTCCGTGCCCTGGCCTTCGGCCTGGTCCCCGATCACTTGCGAGCCGCCACCTCCGAGCGCCTGGCGGCTCTGATCCGGGAGGCGGGCACGCATGTGGGCACCGGGTTCCTGGCCACGCCGTACCTCCTCCCCGTCCTGGCTGACCACGGCCATCTCGACCTCGCCTACCAGCTGCTGCTGCGCGACGGCGAACCGTCCTGGATGACCATGCTGGAGCGCGGGGCGACCACCATCTGGGAGCACTGGAACGGCATCGACGCCGACGGCCGTCCGGACGCCTCGCTCAACCACTACAGCAAGGGCGCGGTCATCAGCTTCCTGCACACGCACACCGCCGGTCTGCGTTCCGTCGAAGACCCCGGCCCGGACAGCGCCGGATACCGCCGCTTCACCGTCCGCCCCCTTCCAGGAGGAGGGCTGACCCGGGCGGAGACGACCCTCGACACCCCGTACGGCACTGCCCGTTCCGCCTGGCGCGTCGACGCCGACGGAGGCTTCGAGCTGACCGTCACCGTCCCCGCCGGCACCGAGGCCGAGGTCGTCCTGCCCGACGGCCGCGCCTTCCACGCCCGTCCCGGGACGCACGTCTACCGCTGA
- a CDS encoding phosphotransferase, which translates to MHLLGAVATWLASAQYRADRRASPPGTFPTGFRDRALRKARSALDARLAYQPAAWAGIDLQDAPERVRPPDELTVAAEQAEAPDRVLTSFEAASRSLLLLGAPGGGKTTQLLSLAAGLMRSAQVKGADDSVPVVLDLASFRGTHCTAVAYVLLPWAEGSHLRGPELSLEQAGRLGELAGHIHHRLNSLPPGSGLARMTAAPRSKVADQGAAIAEADRYLRLISSLEVRLPFDVTVAELLEQRKMLLQEYGERRPASDSPAGPAGWTHGDLQYRNLLWHDGEIAAVLDWDRIQVRTFAEELTRTAMVQFMSKEGLLDLERVGAFVAGYRRLILLRPEDAADALDRLWWRRMTSFWQLDFHYTRGNHGAAELIVPTERLLAWCAEHREEVAAAFTAI; encoded by the coding sequence GTGCACCTCCTGGGAGCGGTGGCCACGTGGCTCGCTTCCGCGCAATACCGCGCCGACCGCAGGGCGTCGCCGCCCGGCACCTTCCCCACCGGATTCCGAGACAGGGCACTGCGCAAAGCACGTTCTGCGCTGGACGCGAGGCTGGCCTATCAGCCGGCCGCCTGGGCCGGCATCGACCTGCAGGACGCCCCTGAGCGAGTGCGGCCTCCGGACGAGCTCACCGTGGCGGCCGAGCAGGCGGAGGCTCCGGACCGGGTGCTGACTTCGTTCGAGGCGGCGAGCCGGTCGCTCCTCCTGCTGGGAGCTCCGGGTGGGGGCAAGACCACCCAGCTCCTGTCCCTCGCCGCCGGCCTCATGAGGTCCGCGCAGGTCAAGGGCGCCGACGACTCTGTCCCGGTGGTGCTCGACCTGGCCTCCTTCCGCGGAACTCATTGCACGGCAGTCGCGTACGTTCTCCTCCCTTGGGCCGAGGGCTCCCATCTGCGGGGCCCGGAGCTGTCGCTGGAGCAGGCCGGCCGATTGGGCGAGCTGGCCGGGCACATCCACCACCGGCTGAACAGCCTCCCGCCAGGATCCGGCCTGGCCCGGATGACCGCCGCTCCACGTTCCAAGGTCGCCGACCAGGGTGCCGCCATCGCCGAAGCGGACCGCTACCTGCGGCTCATCTCCTCCCTTGAGGTCCGGCTGCCGTTCGACGTGACCGTGGCCGAGCTCCTGGAGCAGCGGAAGATGCTGCTCCAGGAGTACGGCGAGCGACGGCCCGCCAGTGACTCACCTGCCGGACCCGCCGGGTGGACCCACGGCGACCTGCAGTACCGCAACCTTCTGTGGCACGACGGGGAGATCGCAGCAGTGCTGGACTGGGACCGCATCCAGGTCCGGACGTTCGCCGAAGAACTCACCCGCACGGCGATGGTCCAGTTCATGTCCAAGGAAGGCCTCTTGGATCTGGAACGTGTCGGCGCGTTCGTCGCCGGCTACCGCCGTCTCATACTGCTGCGGCCGGAGGACGCGGCGGACGCTCTCGACCGGTTGTGGTGGAGACGGATGACGAGCTTCTGGCAGTTGGACTTCCACTACACCCGGGGCAACCACGGCGCCGCCGAGCTGATCGTCCCGACGGAGCGACTGCTGGCGTGGTGTGCCGAGCACCGGGAAGAAGTGGCAGCCGCCTTCACGGCGATCTGA
- a CDS encoding DUF899 domain-containing protein produces the protein MSTNALPPVVDAETWQRQLDALRAREKAATRELDAIAAQRRRLPMVRMPDYTLEGEHGPVRLADVFEGKRQLIVYNHMWFAGKEWQCPGCTGFTSQFTRLEFLDDYDARFVIVTQGPIDEALAYKRRVGNTMAWYSTANSPFGTDVGAPPGEGFAVNVFLRDGDTVYRTWHTNGRGTEQLTHTFALIDLLPYGRQEEWQDSPDGWPQSPTYSRWASSKDIAALYGPS, from the coding sequence ATGAGCACAAACGCACTACCGCCCGTCGTCGACGCCGAGACCTGGCAGCGTCAGCTCGACGCACTGCGCGCCCGGGAGAAGGCCGCGACCCGGGAACTCGACGCCATCGCCGCCCAGCGCCGCCGCCTGCCCATGGTGCGGATGCCGGACTACACCCTCGAAGGCGAGCACGGACCGGTTCGGCTGGCGGACGTCTTCGAAGGCAAGAGGCAGCTGATCGTCTACAACCACATGTGGTTCGCGGGCAAGGAGTGGCAGTGCCCGGGCTGCACGGGGTTCACCTCGCAGTTCACCCGGCTGGAGTTCCTGGACGACTACGATGCCCGGTTCGTCATCGTCACCCAGGGCCCGATCGACGAGGCGCTCGCCTACAAGCGGCGGGTCGGGAACACGATGGCCTGGTACTCCACCGCGAACAGCCCGTTCGGCACCGACGTCGGCGCACCGCCCGGCGAAGGCTTCGCCGTCAACGTGTTCCTGCGCGATGGCGACACCGTCTACCGCACCTGGCACACCAACGGCCGGGGCACCGAGCAGCTCACCCACACCTTCGCGCTGATCGACCTGCTGCCGTACGGGCGGCAGGAGGAGTGGCAGGACTCGCCTGACGGCTGGCCGCAGTCGCCCACCTACAGCCGATGGGCCTCCTCCAAGGACATCGCCGCGCTCTACGGCCCTTCGTAG
- a CDS encoding MFS transporter: MNLDTPPPPADTAEPLPKVGPRYIWLMVLAQFGVFLAFITPVAISLSIRLSQLAPGHEESLGYITGAGAAVSVLSGPLIGVLSDRTRTRLGRRTPYMIGGTLLGLVSLIVMALAPGVLLLGAGWVLAQLGWGSALGALMNSQADRLPEEQRGKVAGLCGFATLIAPVIGVVAAGALAGDNLLLFMVPGVVGAVLVTLFAWLVWEKDSRGLAVAEPLTARSLASKYVVDPRKYPDFSWNWLGRFAFYFGLTLNTTFTAFFFASRLGATVEEVAGTLATVSGIGVLATAGGALGGGFLSDRLRSRRVFVLSSGCIYGVGTVVMATSSSVPLLFTGSLICSVGLGMFSAVDQALALDVLPERETSAGRFMGIFGFATSVPQALAPLVAPLFLAVGAGATGGEELHAAVSRRGRLHGGRRRDRAARQVRTLTAAGRPSERLFALDPLLCLRSVAFPLESACHR, encoded by the coding sequence ATGAACCTCGACACTCCCCCGCCCCCGGCGGACACGGCAGAGCCGCTGCCGAAGGTCGGCCCCCGCTACATCTGGCTGATGGTGCTGGCCCAGTTCGGCGTATTCCTCGCCTTCATCACGCCGGTGGCGATCTCCCTGTCGATCAGGCTCTCCCAGCTCGCCCCCGGACACGAGGAGTCCCTCGGCTACATCACCGGGGCGGGCGCCGCCGTCTCCGTCCTGTCCGGGCCCCTGATCGGGGTCCTCAGCGACCGCACCCGCACCCGGCTCGGGCGTCGCACGCCGTACATGATCGGCGGGACGCTGCTCGGCCTCGTCTCACTGATCGTGATGGCACTGGCCCCCGGCGTTCTCCTGCTCGGCGCCGGCTGGGTCCTCGCCCAGCTCGGATGGGGCTCGGCCCTGGGCGCGCTGATGAACTCGCAGGCCGACCGGCTGCCCGAGGAGCAGCGGGGCAAGGTCGCGGGGCTGTGCGGTTTCGCCACCCTGATCGCGCCGGTGATCGGCGTCGTCGCCGCCGGCGCCCTGGCCGGTGACAACCTGCTGCTGTTCATGGTGCCGGGCGTCGTCGGCGCGGTGCTGGTGACGCTCTTCGCCTGGCTGGTGTGGGAGAAGGACAGCCGCGGCCTGGCCGTCGCCGAGCCGCTGACCGCCCGGTCGCTCGCTTCGAAGTACGTGGTCGACCCGCGCAAGTACCCCGACTTCTCGTGGAACTGGCTGGGCCGCTTCGCCTTCTACTTCGGCCTCACGCTGAACACCACCTTCACCGCGTTCTTCTTCGCCTCCCGCCTCGGGGCCACGGTCGAGGAGGTGGCGGGAACCCTCGCGACGGTCTCCGGCATCGGCGTGCTGGCCACTGCGGGCGGCGCCTTGGGCGGCGGGTTCCTGTCCGACAGGCTCCGCAGCCGCCGCGTCTTCGTCCTGTCCTCCGGCTGCATCTATGGCGTGGGCACCGTGGTGATGGCCACTTCGTCGAGCGTGCCGCTGCTGTTCACCGGGTCCCTGATCTGCTCGGTGGGGCTGGGCATGTTCTCCGCCGTGGACCAGGCTCTGGCGCTCGACGTGCTGCCCGAGCGGGAGACCTCCGCGGGTCGTTTCATGGGCATCTTCGGGTTCGCCACCTCCGTCCCGCAGGCGCTCGCCCCGCTCGTGGCCCCGCTCTTCCTCGCGGTGGGCGCGGGTGCGACCGGGGGAGAAGAACTACACGCTGCTGTATCTCGTCGCGGCCGCCTTCACGGTGGCAGGCGGCGTGATCGTGCTGCGCGTCAAGTCCGTACGCTGACCGCGGCCGGACGCCCGAGTGAACGGCTGTTCGCCCTGGACCCTCTGCTGTGCCTTCGTTCCGTGGCTTTTCCGCTCGAATCAGCCTGCCACCGATGA
- a CDS encoding sigma-70 family RNA polymerase sigma factor — MARERVDVAAIFAAHHVGLVRLALIMLGDQATAEDVVQETFARVHAGRSRIQDPDRALAYIRSGVLNGCRSALRRRALMLRRAVPYDPPAGSAESAALVSEDRRMVLAALRRLPRRQREALTLRYYFDLSDQEVAETMRISASTARSTIARGIKALGRVLEEDA, encoded by the coding sequence TTGGCGCGAGAACGCGTGGATGTCGCGGCGATCTTCGCCGCCCATCATGTGGGTCTTGTCCGGCTGGCGCTGATCATGCTGGGTGATCAGGCGACCGCCGAGGACGTGGTCCAGGAGACGTTCGCGCGCGTCCACGCGGGAAGGTCCAGGATTCAGGACCCTGACCGCGCGCTCGCCTACATCAGATCGGGTGTGCTCAACGGCTGTCGATCGGCGCTCAGACGCCGGGCGCTGATGCTCCGGCGAGCCGTACCGTACGATCCGCCGGCCGGGTCCGCCGAAAGCGCCGCGCTGGTGAGCGAGGACCGCCGGATGGTGCTGGCGGCACTGCGCCGGTTGCCCCGAAGGCAGCGGGAGGCGCTGACGCTGCGCTACTACTTCGACCTCTCCGACCAGGAGGTCGCCGAGACCATGCGGATCAGCGCGAGCACGGCGCGGTCCACGATCGCCCGGGGGATCAAGGCCCTCGGCCGTGTACTCGAGGAGGACGCGTGA